The genomic stretch TCGCCCAATATAATGGCGCCTACAAGGTGACCCAGGGTTTGTGGGAAAAATACGGAGATAAGCGGGTCGTCGATACTCCCATAACCGAGGAGGGCTTCACCGGCCTCGGGGTCGGCGCAGCCATGGTGGGGTTACGTCCCATCGTTGAATGGATGACCGTTAATTTTGCCCTGATGGCCTATGATCAGGTTGTATCCAATGCGTCCAAGACCCGCTATATGTCGGGCGGTCAGTTCAATTTTCCCATGGTCATGCGGGGGCCTAACGGACCTGCAGAATACCTGGCCGCCCAGCACTCTCAGGCTCTGCAGTCAATATTCGCCCACCTTCCGGGGCTGAAGGTTGTCTCGCCCTCGACTCCTTACGACGCCAAGGGATTGCTGAAAACATCCATTCGGGACGATAACCCGGTTATCTTTCTCGAGGGTGAGCTGATGTACGCCTGGAAAGGAGAGGTTCCCGAAGAGGAGTACCTTATACCTCTGGGCAAGGCGGATATAAAGCGGGAAGGAAGCGATCTTACCTTGGTCAGCTATGGAAAACCAATGAGGGTAACCCTTGAGGCTGCGGAAAAGCTTGCGGGGGAAGGGATCAATGCAGAGGTAATCGACCTGCGTAGCATCAAGCCTCTTGATGAAGAAGCGGTTTACGCCTCGGTGCGCAAAACCCATCGCTGCGTAATAGTGGAGGAGTCATGGCCGTTTGCATCAGTCGGCTCCCACCTGGGATGGCTTATTTCGAAAAACGCTTTTGACTACCTTGATGCCCCGGTGGAGATGGTTTCTTCCGAAGAGGTACCAATGCCTTATAACCACAAGCTGGAGCTCGCGGTTCAACCCCAGGTACCCAAAATCGTCGCGTCAGCCAAAAGGGTTCTCTACCTGGACGATTGAGGATCAATAAAGGAGTAGGAAGAAGTATGGCAGAACAGGTATTAATGCTGGCCCTCTCTCCAACTATGGAAGAGGGAACCGTAGCAACATGGAAAAAGAAAGAAGGGGACAAGATATCCCAGGGTGACGTAATCTGCGAAGTCGAAACCGATAAAGCGACCATGGATTACGAAAGCGTTCAAGAGGGGGTATTGCTGAAGATTCTGGTACCCGAAGGAGGTGATGCCGCCGTCGGGCTCCCCATCGCCATTATTGGTGAGGAGGGAGAGGATATCTCGGATCTGGAAAAAGAGACCGCAGAAGCCGCTGACAAGTCCGGAGAAAAAGAAGAGGCTGCTGAAGATGCCTCACCCGCGACATCTGAAAAGAAAACTGAAGAAAAAAAGCAGGTACCGGAATCCAAGCCGGAAAAAGATGAAACACCGTCCCGGAACAGAACTGTGGAACAGGATACTACTTCTTCGACAGACGACGGATGGGTAAAAGCTTCTCCCCTGGCCAGGGAAATTGCCCGTCAGAGAGGTATTGATATTTCCGCCGTTAAGGGCAGCGGTCCCGGCGGACGGATTGTTAAAAAGGATGTCGAGTCCGCACCGGCCCGGATCGGACGCCCCGCAGGCGCAGCCTTTACACAGGCACAGACTGCAGGAGAAGACCGGGTAGTCAAGGTTTCTAAGATGCGCAAAGCCATATCCGGCCGCCTGACTGAGTCCAAGTTCTCGGCCCCTCACTTTTACCTGAATCTCTCAGTCAGGGGTGAAGCCCTGATGGAGGCACGAAAAGGAATAAATGCGGCTCTGCCGGAAAAGATATCGGTTAACGCGTTTATCATAAAGCTTGCGGCTGAGGCTTTAAAGCGACATTCCCGGGTAAACGCCTCCTGGGAGGGCGATACAATACGAGAGTTCGGCTCCGTTGATATCGGGCTGGCAGTAGCCCTGGAAGACGGGCTCATTACTCCGGTAGTACGCAACTGCGGCAGCAAGGGAATCGTGGAGATCGACGGGGAACTGAAGGAACTGATTCCCAGGGCCCAGGAAGGCAAGCTTGCCCCGGAAGAATACACCGGAGCAGGATTTTCCATCAGCAATCTGGGGTCCTTTGGTATCGAAGAGTTTACCGCAATTATTAATCCTCCTGGCTCCGCTATTCTTGCAGTCGGTGCTCTGAACAAGACACCTGTTGTCGAGGCGGACGGCAGCCTTGGGGCAGGACTGGTGATGAAGTTTACCCTCTCCTGCGATCATAGAGTAATAGACGGGGCGGAAGGAGCACGGTTCATGACAACCCTCAAGAACAACTTTGAAAACCCCATGTCGGCACTGCTGTAGTTAGTGCAGGTCAGGGAAGCAGAGCAGAGTCGGAGGACAGGAATCGTCCGATGGCGACCGAAAAAAAAGCGAAAGGACGGGTTCCCCGGGCTTTCGCGCCATGCAAAGCGGAGCCGGAGGCAGAATGCCGATGGCGACCGAAAAAAGCGAAAGGACGGGTTCCCCGGGCTTTCGCGCCATGCAAAGCGGAGCCGGAGGCAGAATGCCGATGGCGACCGAAAAAAGCGAAAGGACGGGTTCCCCGGGCTTTCGCGCCATGCAAAGCGGAGCCGGAGGCAGAATGCCGATGGCGACCGAAAAAGAGGAGTTATGAATGAGTGAAATAACTACGGATCTTGCGATCCTCGGTGCAGGTCCCGGCGGCTACGTGGCCGCCATACGGGCAGCCCAGCTGGGACTCAAGGTCACAATAATCGAAAAGGACAAACTCGGAGGGGTTTGCCTGAACATCGGCTGTATTCCCTCCAAAGCCCTGATACACCAGGCGGAAGTTTTTACACACGCACAGGAAGCTGAATCCCTGGGAATCAAACTGGACCTGTCGGGTTTCGATTACAGCAAGGTCTTCAAGAAGTCCAGGTCCGCCGCCGACAGGCTTTCCAAGGGTGTCGGCTCCCTGATGAAAAAGAACGAGATTCAGGTACTGAGCGGAACGGGGACTATCCTGGAACCAGGCCTTATAGAGGTAAACGGCCCCAAGGACGAGACAAGCACCGTAAAGGCAAAAGATATTATCATCGCTACCGGGTCCCGTCCGCGTTCGATACCGGGTTTTGATTTTGACGAAGAGACAGTCCTGTCATCCAACGGCGCCTTGATGCTGAAAGAACTGCCAAAACGGCTTGTTATTCTGGGAGCTGGCGCCATTGGATGCGAATTTGCCCATATAATGAACAGCTTCGGCACCAAAGTAACTCTGGTGGAAATGCTCGACCAGATACTCCCCATTGAGGACCCGGAAGCATCCAAGGTGCTGGCGGAGGACTTTAAGAAACGCAAGATTGATATTCATGTTAAAACCAGGGCTCTGGGCTTTAAAAAGACCAAGGATGGACTGAGTGTTGAGCTTGAAGGCCCGGATGAAAAAAAGAGCAGCGTAAGTACGGACAAGCTGCTGGTTGTGGTCGGACGAATACCCAATACCGAAGGAATTGGTCTCGAGAATCTGGGAATTACAACGGACAAAGGTTTTATTCCCGTGGAAGATTACTGTCAGACCAGCGTACCCCATGTCTACGCCATAGGCGATGTAGTAGCGACGCCGCTGCTCGCCCATGTAGCCAGCAAAGAGGGTGAAATTGCAGTTGAGCATATCGCCGGACACAGCACTACAACCCGGATTGATCTGACGCTGATACCTTCTGCGGTCTATACGGAACCAGAGATCGCCAGCTTCGGGCTTACCAAGGAGAAGGCCATTATGAAGGGCTTCGCCGCCGAAGCAGCAATTTTTCCCTACCGGGGATCAGGAAAAGCAGTTGCTACCGACGCAGCGGAGGGGATTGTTAAAATAGTGTACGACACCGAATCAAAGGAAATTCTGGGTGCCCACATCGCCGGAAGCCGCGCGACAGAGATCCTGCATGAGGTCCTGCTGGCAAGCGCTTCGGAACTTCTGCCCGAGGATATTGCATCCATGATCCATGCCCACCCAACCCTGTCGGAGACGGTGATGGAGTCCATGAAGCTGATCCAGGGAGCGGCTGTACATATTTAGTGGTCTCGCAGGCAATACTTGATTATATTGGTAATTATTAGAATTAGTATAAGGAGATTTTTATGGAACGATCTGTTTCAACAATGCACGGAAACGCGATAACCCTTGTAGGACAGGAGTTGAAAGCCGGGGACAAGGCTCCGGAGTTTACCGTCCTGGACAATGAACTGATGCCAAAAAGTTTAAGCGACTTTAGCGGTAAAAAAAAGCTTATAAGCGTAGTTCCCTCCCTGGATACCGGGGTCTGCGATGCCCAGACCCGCAGATTCAACGAGGAAGCAGCCAAACTCGGAAACGATGTCGTTATTCTTACCATCAGCATGGACCTGCCCTTTGCTCAGAAAAGATGGTGCGGCGCAGCTGGAGTCGATCAGGTAATAACCCTTTCCGACCACAGGGACGCTGATTTCGGTCAACGTTACGGCATGCTTATAAAGGAACTGCGGCTGCTGAACCGCGGTATTTTCGTTGTTGATGAAAATGATGTCATACGCTACAGTGAAATTGTAAAAGAAAATACAAATCACCCCGACTATGATGCTGCTTTGAATGCGCTAAAGGCATTATAGCTTTTTCCCCGGAAGGGGAATTCCGGGGAAACGAGGGATCAATGATTGCGACAAGTCTGCGTGAAAATGTCTACGCAATAACTGTAAACGACCGGACCACAGACCTTTTCGAAGGTCTGTGGCCCATCAGTCAGGAGGGAGTGTCCTATAACTCTTATTTAATTCAGGACGATAAGTCCGCCCTGATCGACCTGACTAAAGAGTTCAAAACCGACGAACTCTTTGAGAATGTGGGAATGATCAAGTCCATACAGGAGATTGACTACCTTGTAGTCAACCATATGGAACCGGATCATACCGGCGCGATGAAGGCCCTTTACAGGCTCAACCCGGCGATTACCATTCTCTGCACACCCAAGGCACGCCCCATGATAGAGAATTATTACGGGATAACCGAGAATGTGCGGGAAGTATCCGACGGGGAGGAGATTTCCCTTGGTAAAAGGACACTAAAATTCTTTCATACTCCTTTTGTCCATTGGCCGGAAACCATGATGACATACCTCGTTGAAGACAAGATACTCTTTTCCTGCGATGGTTTTGGAGGCTACGGCGCTCTTACCGGGGCCGTTTTCGACGATCAAATCAGGGACCTGGATTTCTACGTCAAGGAATCCCTGCGTTACTACACCAACATTGTCGCCAAATTTACAAAACCTGTTCTTAATGCCATAGAAAAGCTGACGGACTTTCCTGTCGCAATTATAGCCCCGTCGCATGGTGTGATATGGAGGGAAAATCCCGGTACGATTGTAGAACTCTATCAAAAGTGGTCCGAGTATGGTAAAGGAGACAACGAAAAGGGGGTAACTCTTCTCTACGGAACCATGTACGGCAATACAGAACAGATGATGAACTACGTTGCCAAAGGACTCAGCTCAGAGGGTGTTCCCGTCGATATATTTGATGTTGCCCGGACCCATATGAGCTACATCCTGCCGTCCCTTTGGGTTAACCGTGGAGTTATTATCGGCGCTCCCACCTATGAGGGCAGCCTCTACCCCGCTATGTCTCTGGCCCTGGAAGAGGCCTCCATAAAACGGGTAATAAATAAAAAGGCAGCCTACTTCGGCAGTTTCGGCTGGTCCGGCGGGGCGCTGCGACAGATCCGGAAAATGGTAGAATCCATAAAATGGGAAATCCTGGACACCCTTGAATTTGCCGGCGGGCCAACCGACGATGAACTGGAAAAAGCGTTTGAGTTTGGCGCCGCCTTCGCACGCGATATTAAAAAATAAACTGTAAGTAAACATAAAAAACCGCCCCAAGGGGCGGTTTTTTTATTTTAATAATAGCCTACTTTCGGTAGAGCGGCTTGGGAACATAATTTGTGTGAAGCAGCTCATGGGCCTTCTTGCTGAGAGGCTTGCCGAGGAACTCCTTGTAAATCTGCTTGATCTCCGGGTTCTGATGTGAACAGCGGATAACCGAGCTCTCGTC from Marispirochaeta sp. encodes the following:
- a CDS encoding pyruvate dehydrogenase complex E1 component subunit beta, whose product is MNRGTSATVNKEESKMPVITFREALRQAMDEEMARDERVFLLGEEVAQYNGAYKVTQGLWEKYGDKRVVDTPITEEGFTGLGVGAAMVGLRPIVEWMTVNFALMAYDQVVSNASKTRYMSGGQFNFPMVMRGPNGPAEYLAAQHSQALQSIFAHLPGLKVVSPSTPYDAKGLLKTSIRDDNPVIFLEGELMYAWKGEVPEEEYLIPLGKADIKREGSDLTLVSYGKPMRVTLEAAEKLAGEGINAEVIDLRSIKPLDEEAVYASVRKTHRCVIVEESWPFASVGSHLGWLISKNAFDYLDAPVEMVSSEEVPMPYNHKLELAVQPQVPKIVASAKRVLYLDD
- a CDS encoding pyruvate dehydrogenase complex dihydrolipoamide acetyltransferase, whose translation is MAEQVLMLALSPTMEEGTVATWKKKEGDKISQGDVICEVETDKATMDYESVQEGVLLKILVPEGGDAAVGLPIAIIGEEGEDISDLEKETAEAADKSGEKEEAAEDASPATSEKKTEEKKQVPESKPEKDETPSRNRTVEQDTTSSTDDGWVKASPLAREIARQRGIDISAVKGSGPGGRIVKKDVESAPARIGRPAGAAFTQAQTAGEDRVVKVSKMRKAISGRLTESKFSAPHFYLNLSVRGEALMEARKGINAALPEKISVNAFIIKLAAEALKRHSRVNASWEGDTIREFGSVDIGLAVALEDGLITPVVRNCGSKGIVEIDGELKELIPRAQEGKLAPEEYTGAGFSISNLGSFGIEEFTAIINPPGSAILAVGALNKTPVVEADGSLGAGLVMKFTLSCDHRVIDGAEGARFMTTLKNNFENPMSALL
- a CDS encoding FprA family A-type flavoprotein → MIATSLRENVYAITVNDRTTDLFEGLWPISQEGVSYNSYLIQDDKSALIDLTKEFKTDELFENVGMIKSIQEIDYLVVNHMEPDHTGAMKALYRLNPAITILCTPKARPMIENYYGITENVREVSDGEEISLGKRTLKFFHTPFVHWPETMMTYLVEDKILFSCDGFGGYGALTGAVFDDQIRDLDFYVKESLRYYTNIVAKFTKPVLNAIEKLTDFPVAIIAPSHGVIWRENPGTIVELYQKWSEYGKGDNEKGVTLLYGTMYGNTEQMMNYVAKGLSSEGVPVDIFDVARTHMSYILPSLWVNRGVIIGAPTYEGSLYPAMSLALEEASIKRVINKKAAYFGSFGWSGGALRQIRKMVESIKWEILDTLEFAGGPTDDELEKAFEFGAAFARDIKK
- the lpdA gene encoding dihydrolipoyl dehydrogenase gives rise to the protein MSEITTDLAILGAGPGGYVAAIRAAQLGLKVTIIEKDKLGGVCLNIGCIPSKALIHQAEVFTHAQEAESLGIKLDLSGFDYSKVFKKSRSAADRLSKGVGSLMKKNEIQVLSGTGTILEPGLIEVNGPKDETSTVKAKDIIIATGSRPRSIPGFDFDEETVLSSNGALMLKELPKRLVILGAGAIGCEFAHIMNSFGTKVTLVEMLDQILPIEDPEASKVLAEDFKKRKIDIHVKTRALGFKKTKDGLSVELEGPDEKKSSVSTDKLLVVVGRIPNTEGIGLENLGITTDKGFIPVEDYCQTSVPHVYAIGDVVATPLLAHVASKEGEIAVEHIAGHSTTTRIDLTLIPSAVYTEPEIASFGLTKEKAIMKGFAAEAAIFPYRGSGKAVATDAAEGIVKIVYDTESKEILGAHIAGSRATEILHEVLLASASELLPEDIASMIHAHPTLSETVMESMKLIQGAAVHI
- the tpx gene encoding thiol peroxidase — encoded protein: MERSVSTMHGNAITLVGQELKAGDKAPEFTVLDNELMPKSLSDFSGKKKLISVVPSLDTGVCDAQTRRFNEEAAKLGNDVVILTISMDLPFAQKRWCGAAGVDQVITLSDHRDADFGQRYGMLIKELRLLNRGIFVVDENDVIRYSEIVKENTNHPDYDAALNALKAL